The sequence TCAAAAAATtgtcaataaaataattattcgtGCTACCATAATTCGGTTGCAATTCCAATGAAATGTTTCAGTCCCGGTTCCGAAATTGAACCTTTAGGACAACGTTTCAGTTCCGGTTTCTCATGTTTGCGGTTCTTGTGCCAAGAGTTTTAGTCAAGGTTTAAAccaaattgaacaaaaaatataatctttaaattttaatgcTAAAAAAGAAAATTAGAGTTGCAATAATCAAATTTGAGTCACATATATTTAGTTATTTACCGACTTGGTCCGTCGATATAAGTTCTCTTAGCTTGACAATATCTTTATCTTTttcatttgttttatttaaatGTCAATTacaacaaaaaatttaaatctatGTTTTAAAATATCTCATTTTAAATAGATAAATTAAAACTACCTCATCTAGTATGATATAAAAGCATATGGATTTTTTTAGACAACTATAAGAatgcatatatattaatattttaaattaaatatgtagATGAAGAGATGAATAAATCAAACTCTTGGTGAAGCTTGCTGCAATTATCGATAttagaaaaatgaaaaacattgttttatAAGTAACAAATATGTGtggaaataatataaatttattttaatttcaaaaaaaaatataaatttattttcaaagttggaaaaaatattgaaatacatAACTTGTCCTATATATTAGTAATCAAGCAATCGATGAAAACCACTGCAAATTTGTAAGAAGCCAACAAATTCCAATTGAACAAAGGAAATAATATAACGTCATCCAAGCCGATAAAAGTACAGCAAAATAAGATCCAAAAATATGTCGTGTATGCATTATATATAGTTTATTATCATGAGAAATATATATtagaaaaataaagtaaaagaTAGAAATTGTCAAGATAAATGAAGGAGGCCGATTTAAAACAAGTATGTGCTTTAAAATATGTCGTGTATGTATGATATACAGAAAAATTTAACGTGTTAATGCATCTATTTtcctatattttcatattaacgTACGTTAACATAAAGTAATTAAAAAATTGGCACAACATTAATTCCATCAGGTagttaattttcaacaaaacaACCTGCGTTTCATGTGCAATACACTTATTTTTTTCcttctaaaatatataaattttaatattttacaatttatatatattactttTTCGAGGAGAACTACATTTTTGGTCATgttatttacattttttttcatttttattcatTTAACTATGAATTTGTAGTTTCCCTCCTGTAACTAGCACATGTTTAATTTTCATTTTGGTCCAATTATGGTTTAATTTTCGTAGTTTAGTCCTCCAACTTGTGTgtattaattgtttttatttttcattctttaacatgttttttttttcaattttcgtTTCTTTTATGATCGATAAAAaagatcaaaaataaaaataactagaAGCTAAAAGATAAAAAATGCAAACAATATAGTTATATGACAAAAATGAAAATTCACCGTAACATGatcaaatatgaaaataaaacatttaagtTACATGATTGCATATAAAAAATTCACTTTTAACTGGAAAAGTGCAAATAATTCTCTCAAAAATATAATTCTCTCAATTGGTGCGAATCGTTCAAGTCGGACACTTAaacttaaaaacaaaaaataaaactaaggtTATGTTTGATACGTGTGATTGGATTATTAATGTAAAGATAATTTATGGGATAAGTATATTTTttcaatataattataaaatatatttataaagctTTAATTTGTTTGGTACGTTTTTTATGATAAGGATAAAAGTGTGGACAAATTTTCATTAGACTAAAATACCCCTCGTCCCTTCTATTATTACATatcatttattttttctttattttattttttaaataaaaccaATGTCTCAGTGATCCAAACAGATCAAAATCTTCATCATTATACACTCTCTTCCCCTCCAAACCCACCTCATTTGATTCAATTTGAAAACTGGAAACACGAAACAAGTATCCAAATAAATCTTTGATGCACGCATTGACTTCAACTCCAGTATTTGTACAAAAGGAATTAAAGGGAAATATGAAAACGTACAAGAAAATCCCGAAGCTACACTTCACAAAACAAGGCAACGAAGAATTCAACCAAAACAGGAGAAACTAAAGAGCATCAGAAAATATTCACCTAAAGTGCACTCGGAGGGGGAGGTTTTCTCGAGGTTTAAGAGCGGCGGCGTTTGGAAGGTGAGGCTGGTGATGAGTACGGAGCAGCTGTCGGAGATACTGTTGCAAGAGGCGAGGACGGAGGAGCTAATTGAGAACGTGAGAACGACAGTGATGTGCGCCACCGGGTCGGCTTCTTTTGAAGCGAAgagtttaaataattttaattgtttgattaattttaGTTTGTTTCCAAAACAAAATGTGAAGAGATATGTCCACATCTGAAATGGCTCCAGATCTGTAACCGAGAGAGAGTCTCGTAGTGAAGTCTGCAGGAGTGTGTGTGTGTCGTCGGAGAGAGTTTGAATTGGGGTTGGTAAGTAATAAGGAGGGAGAAAATGGTCATTTTGTATTCATTTTCCGGTTACTGTAGCGAATAGGATTAAGAATACCTGCTTCGACGTGTGTTTCAATTTTCGTCCTTTTCAAGCGCAAACAGTAGATTTATGCCGGGCCCAGAGTTATCCCAACAATTGCAAAACTCGAGACAAACACCAGATTATTTGCTAATCATGAGGTTATCACCCATATCAAACAGGCCCTAAGAGTCTAGTCAGAATCCGCGGGAAAACATTATTTCAAcctttttttgaaaaagattcgactcttcctttttttttattttaataatattctgttaaatttaattttttatgaattatttagAAAAACCCCATAATTTTTAGgttatctatatatatacttGTTTCATATGCTACACGTCAATCATTCAACGTGAAAATGTATCATTCTATGTGAGAGAAAAATTTATCATTGTTAAAATTGTCGGCTTGAGTAGAGAATATAATTAAGAAAtcaaattcttaaaaaaaagaAGTAGCTTGTATGTAATCCCTAATATTGATGTCATactacatatacatatatatatatataataatttacgACATCATTTGTTGTGAATAATGTGATTAATTGAAATACATTGTCTATCAATTGACTCAAATTCGAAAATAATTATGCGTCGTTCTTCTATTTCAATTTATTAACATATTTtatctcaaaaaaaatttattatcatattttttttcattattcTACACCACAAACCATTTCGACTTATCAATATTTGATATATGGCTCAGATGATAAAACAATTTGAAGGGGGTTGGTGGAAGCGCTCCCTCCACCTACCCCATCCATATGCTTAAAAATAGATGGTACAGATATCCATCATAGTGTTTGAATCAGGCGAGACTCATATGATCCAACGGTCAGTTGAACTCCAAGTGATACTAAAATACGATATATCTTACATgtattatctcaataattaatctaatattttataatttttcacgtaaataatatatcatacataaaattatatgcatgataaTGATTGGGGGATGAGACACAATAATAATTGGGGGCCGGCAGGTGAAAGTcgctaacatatatatatacattaataCATACACCCGCCATTTTGTATATAGGATTATTCTTCCAAAGATTGTTTTATCTAATTTTTGAAGATCCGTCACGTTACCATGTCGTGATCATGTataacatgtttttttttttttttttatcaaataataataaattatgttTCACTCGAATCATTTTATTATGGGAGAATTGGTGTTCAGTCCCTAAATCCAAAAACAAATTAAGAATCAGTCTCTTGTcagaaaaaatttgtttgcactccctgggcccacattattttactcggataaaattaagtacaaagcattgaaaatatggtacaaatacaagatatttgagcactaattgttcaagatcgagtacaaaaaatacaattttgagcataaaatctaaacatctttattaatgtgaacttgcaacatgtgtttgagtactcaaaaatcatatatttgtatcaGATATAACACATTCGGTACTCAAAAATCACATATGCgtatcatattttcaatgttttgtaccgattttcatccaaataagataaatgtgttattaatatcaatattttttagtacttgaaaataatatatttatactagatctaacacatttgatactcaaatatcatgtatttgtaccatatttttcatgttttgtatCGAATTTTATCCGAAACAAAACATGTGGGCCCAAAGaatttaaacaaagtttttttttgaCAGGAACTGatcattaatttttgtttaggtTTGGAAACTGAATTATAATTAACCGATTCATTATACACATGCATCACGACACAATCATTTccagttaaatatatatttatttatttgtcatCGATGCAGCGCGTGTTGACTAATTGATTCAATGGATATCTCTTCATGCAACAATCTTCGCGTCGTTTTGCTCTCCAGCCCGGAGGCGGGGCACGTCTTCCCGATTCTGGCCCTCGCCGACCGCCTCGCCGAACAGCACGGCGTCCGCTCCACCGTTCTTCTAGTCACCACCGGCGCACCGTCGGAATCCAATCTCGTGAACCCTCCAAGAGCCGAGGGACTAGTCGAAATTATCCGACTTCCTCCTGTTGATATTTCGAAACTCGTAGGCCCGGATACCAAAGTGGTGACGCAAATGTACATGATGATGCGGGAGGCCGTGCCTCTCGTCCGGTCCGCCATCGCCGCCATGGACCGCCGTCCCGACGCCATCATCGTCGTTTACTTCGGGACCGAGTCGCTGAAAGTGGCGGCTGAGTTCGACATGCCCAAGTACGTGCTATTTACTTCCACTGCATGGTTTCTTGCGTTGTCCGTGTATTGCCCTGTTCTTGATGAAGAAATCAAGGGCCAGTACATTGATGAACCGGGTCACTTGAAGATTCCGGGTTGCAAACCGGTTAAACCGGAGGACGCCGTGGACATGATGCTGGACCGGGACGATCAGCAGTATCGCGAGTATTTAAGGATGGGGAAAGAGATCATCTTATGTGATGGGATTTTGGTAAACTCCTGTGGAGCTTTGGAGCCCAAAACTCTCCAAGCTTTCGTGGAAAACGAAGCCATGAAATCAGTACTACTCAAGTCTCCGGTGTATCCCATCGGTCCTTTAACGAGAAGGGTCGAACCGACGGGCTTAAATAGTGGAATATTGATGGATTGGTTAGACCGACAACCCAATCAAAGAGTTCTTTTCGTGTCGTTCGGAAGCGGTGGGGTGCTATCTGCCGAGCAAACCACCGAGCTAGCTTGGGGATTGGAGCTGAGCCGACAGAGGTTTCTGTGGGTGGTCCGGCCGCCAAAGAAAGGCCACGTGAACGATTCGTTTTTCCCGGATAACATCGAGGGGACGGAAGATGACTATTTGCCTAGAGGGTTTTTGAACCGGACCGAAAATATAGGAATGCTCGTGCCTACATGGGGTCAACAGGTCGAAATCCTGGCGCATCCATCGATAGGAGGATTCATGTCGCACTGTGGATGGAACTCGACTTTAGAG comes from Henckelia pumila isolate YLH828 chromosome 4, ASM3356847v2, whole genome shotgun sequence and encodes:
- the LOC140865555 gene encoding anthocyanidin 3-O-glucosyltransferase 5-like, with protein sequence MDISSCNNLRVVLLSSPEAGHVFPILALADRLAEQHGVRSTVLLVTTGAPSESNLVNPPRAEGLVEIIRLPPVDISKLVGPDTKVVTQMYMMMREAVPLVRSAIAAMDRRPDAIIVVYFGTESLKVAAEFDMPKYVLFTSTAWFLALSVYCPVLDEEIKGQYIDEPGHLKIPGCKPVKPEDAVDMMLDRDDQQYREYLRMGKEIILCDGILVNSCGALEPKTLQAFVENEAMKSVLLKSPVYPIGPLTRRVEPTGLNSGILMDWLDRQPNQRVLFVSFGSGGVLSAEQTTELAWGLELSRQRFLWVVRPPKKGHVNDSFFPDNIEGTEDDYLPRGFLNRTENIGMLVPTWGQQVEILAHPSIGGFMSHCGWNSTLESIVSGVPMIAWPLYAEQRMNAAFLTEELGVAVRPEVLPTKKVVGREEIEKMVRTLMEHKDGEAMRERARQLKTSATNGLSQGGSSHASMCKILSDIEAKKKNGIN